Sequence from the Bacteroidales bacterium genome:
CCTTCGCCAGGCAGATCTTCTCATCAGAAAGGAACTTCAGGGAATCTACCCTCCTGAGGAAATCAGGAGCCTTTCCCTCCTTGTTCTGAAGCATTGCGCCGGCATTCCGCCCGTGGACATCCACAGCAATCCCGATCAGCCGGTTTCTGAATCTGCATTAGCGCAAATTAATAAAATTATTGATGGCCTGAAAATATATAAACCAGTTCAATATATGATGGGAACAACACAATTCTATGGTTTACAGCTGAAAGTGAATGAGGACGTGCTCATACCACGTCCTGAAACCGAAGAGCTGGTCCATTGGATTCTGAGCGATTACAGCGGAACCAGTTTCCTGCGGATTCTGGATATCGGCACCGGCAGCGGCAATATTGCCCTTGCCCTGGCAAAGAATCTTGTTTCGGCCGATGTATGGGCAACCGATAATTCCGCACCGGCTTTGCACCTTGCCAAGGAAAATGCCCGCGAAAACGGATTGATGGTTCATTTTGTCTTTTCCGATATCCTTCATGCCGGAAGCTATTCCCTCCCGGGGCAGTTCGATGTTATTGTGAGTAACCCTCCGTATATACCGGAAAGCGAAAAAAACAGCCTTCCCCGGAATGTGGCCGATTTTGAACCTCAGCAGGCCCTCTTTGTACCCGACGATGACCCGCTGATTTTTTACCGGAAAATTATTTCCTTTGCCCAGATTAAACTGAAACAGGGGGGAGCCGTTTATGTCGAAACCCATGAAAATTTCGCATGCGAAGTGGCCGACCTGTTCCGCAAAGAAGGATTCCTTACTGCGGAAATACGGAAAGACATTAACGAAAAGAACCGAATGGTAAAAGCAAGCTTATAAA
This genomic interval carries:
- the prmC gene encoding peptide chain release factor N(5)-glutamine methyltransferase, whose product is MKMNLRQADLLIRKELQGIYPPEEIRSLSLLVLKHCAGIPPVDIHSNPDQPVSESALAQINKIIDGLKIYKPVQYMMGTTQFYGLQLKVNEDVLIPRPETEELVHWILSDYSGTSFLRILDIGTGSGNIALALAKNLVSADVWATDNSAPALHLAKENARENGLMVHFVFSDILHAGSYSLPGQFDVIVSNPPYIPESEKNSLPRNVADFEPQQALFVPDDDPLIFYRKIISFAQIKLKQGGAVYVETHENFACEVADLFRKEGFLTAEIRKDINEKNRMVKASL